The following coding sequences lie in one Candidatus Neptunochlamydia sp. REUL1 genomic window:
- a CDS encoding VWA domain-containing protein, which yields MGKYSSSSAQSKPLFFLSLAASLALHAGGIYFLLQHPPSFLTAKELPTVEHLMREEGDVDHAAHEAFQNLVIREDQNSQLPPRGSAPSFESGMIPFIVTELDISLTYPEKKQEKLNFDLAAYAPQLFENPWITSKDSPFRDKKGVNFNHVIAKRSDENLFSDHQEEKYPSTTLFAFNYPLAKTPPRVEENKKFSFDAETYVYYFDYKSETPIYPFSLKKEIEERFIASAFAHKKRTCMGDTSFTTHTFDSLTWADLSQLSEKRDEIVWTPSQEGSNNEWSFQITAPIVDISASSMIPEFKKLQMSVAAGERRNYCTPKAPLPHQELAQREFGPKPYLDTWKTEEERLEIAYVPEKEGVYPDPTRYSLPNGPTITVGLGNTIFCFTLTPSFDLFTPEDGITPPKKMQKFVASNLEVEHSYFPSEAFEPLANNRPSPQLESSTAPTFTEDSFTLQPPYEPSSSTFKFPKEDAKEGLPMIAGGATFPEGRTSSSRRGFESKSQTYLSTALGTEDRGAAQKPSIERIVPFLSEKSIALDSNEYPSSSPLGLKTDQSIVFKLQEEESAFDKQIEKEFTSIKLESLSLPNVKEKRVTPQKSIASGNTLLDTLPKFDQMIATAPQEIRPSLSRETVSLVPLKDTLHEPIRPSFYPPEIPHLTIEESSLTMLEENLEYVIKQTNTTFVEAIESLHLPYLSSKQITPRKHPTTPQKAFEDLPAQSVIADLASRDLKYPNTRKLIEKEYAPSKILTDVSIASASIEQPDTDMIHSQAKEILEDYNQENSAPSGGVALATPKIKRGLSETEARSLNQSSRFTQAFLTEIPPPSYLETTTYEEEFDTQVHYSIREDGKGYLFAIKMKAKPALHFSSPHQNFIFVIDGSSSIKKHRFGVFKEGVSRSLEYLKEGDSFNILVADAELIPFSKTSVAWNSRSKEQANRFLYDRKYRGFFINYDSFNLLSSVTKYLDSEKENVIVMITDGHSFQNLKAHKEDFQELAQASKGRFSVHTATASSDNNLTMLDLLSTFNGGELMYSKTHAAFSRQLAVMVKHIENLVAKDVQIHVTDVKQETGIEFYPNQHTLPPLYADRAYTIYGTIDDLKDFDLILQGRCGDQWVNIKQHISFKHAEKASNTIKRGFALQRAYVCYDYYLKKNDPFFLAEAERILNPHAIPTATR from the coding sequence ATGGGAAAGTATTCCTCCTCTTCAGCTCAAAGCAAGCCGCTCTTCTTTCTATCTCTTGCGGCATCGCTTGCGCTACATGCGGGAGGAATCTATTTTTTGTTGCAACACCCCCCTTCTTTTTTAACAGCAAAAGAGCTTCCAACCGTTGAACACCTTATGCGGGAAGAGGGCGACGTGGATCATGCGGCCCATGAGGCCTTTCAAAACCTTGTTATTCGAGAAGATCAGAACAGTCAGCTTCCTCCACGAGGAAGTGCTCCTAGCTTTGAGTCAGGAATGATTCCTTTTATCGTGACAGAGCTAGATATCTCCTTAACCTACCCTGAAAAAAAACAAGAAAAACTAAACTTTGATCTTGCTGCCTATGCTCCTCAATTGTTTGAAAATCCTTGGATTACCTCCAAAGATTCTCCTTTCCGAGATAAAAAGGGAGTCAATTTTAATCACGTGATTGCAAAAAGATCTGATGAAAATTTATTTTCAGATCACCAGGAAGAAAAATACCCTTCTACAACACTCTTTGCCTTTAATTACCCACTTGCTAAAACACCTCCTAGGGTAGAAGAAAATAAGAAGTTTTCCTTTGATGCAGAAACTTATGTCTATTATTTTGACTATAAATCAGAAACACCTATCTATCCTTTCTCTCTTAAGAAAGAGATCGAGGAGAGGTTTATCGCGTCCGCCTTCGCTCACAAGAAAAGGACCTGCATGGGGGATACTTCTTTTACAACCCATACATTCGACTCCCTTACTTGGGCTGATCTCAGCCAACTCAGTGAAAAGAGAGATGAGATCGTGTGGACCCCATCCCAAGAAGGGTCTAACAATGAGTGGTCTTTTCAAATCACGGCGCCTATAGTCGATATCTCTGCATCATCCATGATTCCTGAATTCAAAAAGTTGCAAATGAGTGTGGCCGCTGGGGAAAGAAGGAACTATTGCACTCCAAAAGCTCCACTACCTCATCAGGAGCTTGCTCAAAGAGAGTTTGGCCCCAAACCTTATCTTGATACCTGGAAGACTGAAGAGGAGCGCTTAGAAATTGCTTATGTTCCTGAAAAAGAAGGCGTTTATCCAGATCCAACAAGATACTCTCTTCCAAACGGCCCAACGATTACGGTTGGGCTCGGTAATACTATCTTTTGCTTTACACTAACCCCTTCATTCGACCTTTTTACACCTGAGGATGGAATTACTCCTCCGAAAAAGATGCAAAAGTTTGTTGCTAGCAATCTTGAAGTTGAACACTCCTATTTCCCAAGTGAAGCCTTTGAACCCCTCGCAAATAACCGCCCTTCTCCTCAGCTTGAGTCTTCCACAGCACCTACGTTCACAGAAGATAGCTTTACTCTACAACCTCCTTATGAGCCCTCATCTTCTACCTTTAAATTTCCCAAGGAAGACGCTAAAGAGGGTCTTCCAATGATCGCTGGTGGAGCGACTTTCCCCGAGGGAAGAACTAGCTCTTCGAGGAGGGGGTTTGAGTCGAAATCTCAAACTTATCTTTCTACTGCTCTGGGGACTGAAGATCGCGGGGCTGCACAGAAACCTTCCATTGAACGTATTGTTCCCTTTCTATCTGAAAAATCTATCGCTCTTGATTCCAACGAATACCCTTCTTCTAGCCCCCTAGGCCTAAAGACAGATCAGTCCATTGTTTTCAAACTTCAAGAAGAAGAATCTGCCTTTGACAAGCAGATAGAAAAAGAGTTTACAAGCATTAAATTAGAAAGTCTTTCCTTGCCTAATGTCAAGGAGAAGCGTGTTACTCCTCAGAAAAGTATTGCAAGCGGAAATACTCTTTTAGACACTCTTCCGAAATTCGATCAGATGATTGCAACAGCCCCTCAAGAGATCAGACCTTCGCTTTCAAGAGAAACAGTGTCTCTTGTCCCTTTGAAAGACACGCTTCACGAACCCATCCGCCCCTCTTTTTATCCTCCAGAGATCCCTCATTTAACGATAGAAGAAAGCTCTCTGACAATGCTCGAGGAAAATTTGGAATATGTGATAAAACAAACGAACACAACATTCGTTGAGGCGATAGAAAGCCTTCACCTCCCTTATCTAAGCTCGAAGCAGATTACTCCAAGAAAGCATCCTACAACGCCCCAAAAAGCTTTTGAAGACTTGCCAGCACAAAGCGTTATTGCCGACCTTGCTAGTAGAGATCTGAAATATCCTAATACAAGAAAGCTTATTGAAAAAGAATATGCACCTTCGAAAATACTCACCGATGTTTCAATTGCCTCAGCCTCCATCGAACAACCAGATACAGATATGATCCACTCTCAAGCAAAAGAGATCCTCGAAGATTACAATCAAGAAAATAGCGCTCCTTCAGGTGGGGTCGCCTTAGCAACGCCTAAGATTAAAAGAGGACTCAGCGAAACCGAAGCCCGTTCCTTGAATCAGTCCAGCCGCTTTACACAAGCATTCTTAACAGAGATTCCTCCACCTTCCTACTTAGAAACAACGACATATGAGGAAGAGTTCGATACTCAAGTTCATTACTCGATAAGGGAAGATGGAAAGGGTTATCTCTTTGCTATAAAGATGAAAGCAAAGCCCGCTCTTCATTTTTCCTCTCCTCATCAAAACTTCATCTTTGTTATTGATGGGTCCAGCAGCATAAAAAAACACCGTTTTGGTGTTTTTAAAGAAGGTGTTAGCCGCTCTCTTGAATACTTAAAGGAAGGAGACTCTTTTAATATTCTTGTTGCCGATGCAGAATTGATTCCATTTAGTAAAACTTCTGTAGCCTGGAACAGCAGGAGCAAAGAACAAGCAAACCGCTTTTTATATGATCGAAAATACCGCGGATTTTTTATCAACTATGATTCATTTAACCTGCTCTCAAGTGTCACCAAATACCTTGATTCAGAAAAAGAAAATGTCATTGTTATGATTACTGACGGACATTCGTTTCAAAATCTTAAAGCCCATAAAGAAGATTTCCAAGAGCTTGCACAGGCAAGCAAGGGACGCTTCTCTGTGCACACTGCAACCGCAAGTAGTGACAACAACCTCACGATGCTCGATCTCCTTAGCACCTTTAATGGCGGCGAGCTTATGTACTCAAAAACGCATGCTGCCTTTTCAAGACAACTCGCTGTCATGGTAAAGCACATCGAAAACTTAGTTGCTAAAGATGTGCAGATTCATGTCACCGATGTAAAACAAGAAACAGGAATCGAGTTCTACCCGAATCAACACACCCTTCCCCCTCTCTACGCTGACCGTGCATATACTATTTATGGAACCATTGATGATCTCAAAGATTTCGACCTGATCCTTCAAGGGCGCTGTGGAGATCAATGGGTGAATATCAAGCAACACATTTCATTCAAACATGCTGAGAAGGCTTCTAACACGATCAAGCGTGGCTTTGCCCTTCAGAGAGCTTATGTCTGTTACGATTACTATCTCAAAAAGAATGACCCTTTCTTCCTAGCAGAAGCTGAGCGAATCTTAAACCCTCATGCGATCCCCACAGCAACACGATAA
- the rsmD gene encoding 16S rRNA (guanine(966)-N(2))-methyltransferase RsmD, with product MRITGGFLKNQSLKTPKGNATRPTSEKLRQSVFNICQHYIEKAQFLDLFAGSGAMGIEALSRGATEATFIEKNPLTIKALRENLNDLDLSPLSTLYAGDVFTLIHKLKGKSFDLIYIDPPYEKGLAEKALALVDSLHLLHVGGLLFLEESGNKELVFPELTHLKVKKKRKVGSTFLYEIIR from the coding sequence ATGAGAATTACTGGAGGCTTTTTAAAAAATCAATCTCTAAAGACCCCCAAGGGAAATGCAACACGTCCTACGTCTGAGAAACTTCGTCAGTCAGTCTTTAATATTTGCCAACATTATATCGAAAAAGCTCAATTTCTCGACCTTTTTGCAGGATCTGGAGCCATGGGAATTGAGGCTTTGAGTCGGGGAGCTACAGAGGCAACCTTCATCGAGAAAAACCCCTTAACTATAAAGGCTCTTCGTGAAAACTTAAATGATCTTGATCTCTCTCCACTCTCCACCCTTTATGCAGGGGATGTGTTTACTCTTATCCATAAATTGAAAGGGAAGTCATTTGATCTGATTTATATCGATCCCCCTTACGAAAAAGGACTCGCAGAAAAAGCTCTAGCCTTAGTTGATTCTCTTCACCTCCTACATGTAGGAGGGCTTCTCTTCCTTGAAGAGAGTGGAAATAAAGAGCTTGTCTTTCCTGAGCTAACTCACCTGAAGGTGAAAAAGAAAAGGAAGGTGGGAAGCACCTTCCTTTACGAAATTATTAGATAG